The following are from one region of the Elgaria multicarinata webbii isolate HBS135686 ecotype San Diego chromosome 13, rElgMul1.1.pri, whole genome shotgun sequence genome:
- the LOC134408488 gene encoding sulfotransferase 2B1-like isoform X2: MSSALYFTHKGILFPNKEYDVETLNFVENEFQLLDDDVLNVTYPKSGTNWMQEILGLIWHNGDPSWVRSSVVWDRSPWIELIGGMKTALASPPPRLMASHMPFQLFPKSFLQSKAKVIYTLRNPKDVLVSFYHYSKFFKVFKDPGTVEEFLEEFLSGNVAFGSWFDHVKSWLEVKGRPNVFFNSYEELQQDLRGSVEKICRFLGKELNSQQIDSVVENASFQKMKDNPMSNFTTLPDYFLDHKKGKLLRKGIVGDWKNLLTVAQNERFDRVYQEKMRGVSATFPWD, from the exons ATGTCATCTGCACTGTATTTCACCCACAAGGGAATCCTTTTCCCCAATAAAGAGTATGATGTGGAAACACTCAACTTTGTGGAAAATGAATTCCAACTGTTGGACGACGATGTACTGAATGTTACTTATCCTAAATCAG GTACCAATTGGATGCAGGAGATCTTGGGCTTAATCTGGCACAATGGGGACCCATCATGGGTTCGCAGCTCGGTTGTGTGGGACCGGTCACCATGGATAGAGCTTATTGGAGGTATGAAGACTGCCTTGGCATCTCCTCCACCCAGACTCATGGCTTCTCACATGCCATTCCAGCTTTTCCCCAAGTCATTTCTCCAGTCCAAGGCTAAG GTGATCTATACTCTGCGTAATCCCAAGGATGTGCTGGTCTCATTTTACCACTATTCCAAATTCTTCAAAGTATTCAAGGACCCTGGAACTGTGGAAGAGTTCTTGGAGGAATTCCTGAGTGGGAATG TGGCCTTTGGTTCCTGGTTTGACCATGTGAAAAGTTGGCTGGAGGTCAAGGGGAGACCCAATGTCTTCTTCAACAGTTATGAAGAGCTGCAGCAG GACCTGCGAGGCAGTGTGGAAAAGATCTGCCGTTTCCTTGGGAAGGAGCTGAATAGCCAGCAAATTGATTCTGTGGTGGaaaatgcctccttccagaagatgAAGGACAACCCGATGTCCAACTTCACCACACTGCCAGATTACTTTTTAGACCACAAGAAAGGGAAGTTATTGAGGAAAG GGATCGTCGGGGACTGGAAGAACCTCCTGACAGTGGCACAGAATGAACGCTTTGACCGCGTTTATCAGGAGAAGATGCGGGGAGTGAGTGCGACCTTCCCATGGGACTGA
- the LOC134408488 gene encoding sulfotransferase 2B1-like isoform X1 gives MSSALYFTHKGILFPNKEYDVETLNFVENEFQLLDDDVLNVTYPKSGTNWMQEILGLIWHNGDPSWVRSSVVWDRSPWIELIGGMKTALASPPPRLMASHMPFQLFPKSFLQSKAKVIYTLRNPKDVLVSFYHYSKFFKVFKDPGTVEEFLEEFLSGNVAFGSWFDHVKSWLEVKGRPNVFFNSYEELQQDLRGSVEKICRFLGKELNSQQIDSVVENASFQKMKDNPMSNFTTLPDYFLDHKKGKLLRKGKSRPSWVSSVVTCAFAGVQVAATDQERWEAGKDVLLP, from the exons ATGTCATCTGCACTGTATTTCACCCACAAGGGAATCCTTTTCCCCAATAAAGAGTATGATGTGGAAACACTCAACTTTGTGGAAAATGAATTCCAACTGTTGGACGACGATGTACTGAATGTTACTTATCCTAAATCAG GTACCAATTGGATGCAGGAGATCTTGGGCTTAATCTGGCACAATGGGGACCCATCATGGGTTCGCAGCTCGGTTGTGTGGGACCGGTCACCATGGATAGAGCTTATTGGAGGTATGAAGACTGCCTTGGCATCTCCTCCACCCAGACTCATGGCTTCTCACATGCCATTCCAGCTTTTCCCCAAGTCATTTCTCCAGTCCAAGGCTAAG GTGATCTATACTCTGCGTAATCCCAAGGATGTGCTGGTCTCATTTTACCACTATTCCAAATTCTTCAAAGTATTCAAGGACCCTGGAACTGTGGAAGAGTTCTTGGAGGAATTCCTGAGTGGGAATG TGGCCTTTGGTTCCTGGTTTGACCATGTGAAAAGTTGGCTGGAGGTCAAGGGGAGACCCAATGTCTTCTTCAACAGTTATGAAGAGCTGCAGCAG GACCTGCGAGGCAGTGTGGAAAAGATCTGCCGTTTCCTTGGGAAGGAGCTGAATAGCCAGCAAATTGATTCTGTGGTGGaaaatgcctccttccagaagatgAAGGACAACCCGATGTCCAACTTCACCACACTGCCAGATTACTTTTTAGACCACAAGAAAGGGAAGTTATTGAGGAAAGGTAAAAGCAGACCCTCCTGGGTGTCTAGTGTTGTCACGTGTGCATTTGCTGGAGTTCAGGTGGCAGCCACTGACCAAGAGAgatgggaggcagggaaggatgTCCTACTACCTTGA
- the LOC134408364 gene encoding sulfotransferase 2B1-like, with protein sequence MKIALASPPPRHITSHLPFQLFPKSFLQSKAKVVYTLRNPKDVLVSFYHYSKCCKIFKDPGTVEEFLEEFLSGNVMYGSWFDHVKSWLEVKGRPNVFFNSYEELQQDLRGSVEKICHFLGKELNSQQIDSVVENASFQKMKDNPKSNFTTLPDDFLDHKKGKLLRKGIVGDWKNLLTVAQSERFDRVYQEKMQGVSVTFPWE encoded by the exons ATGAAGATTGCCTTGGCATCTCCTCCACCCAGACACATCACTTCTCACTTGCCATTTCAGCTTTTCCCCAAGTCATTTCTCCAGTCCAAGGCTAAG GTGGTCTATACTCTGCGTAATCCCAAGGATGTGCTGGTCTCATTTTACCACTATTCCAAATGCTGCAAAATATTCAAGGACCCTGGAACTGTGGAAGAGTTCCTGGAGGAATTCCTGAGTGGGAATG TGATGTATGGTTCCTGGTTTGACCATGTAAAAAGTTGGCTGGAGGTGAAGGGGAGACCCAATGTCTTCTTCAACAGTTATGAAGAGCTGCAGCAG GACCTGCGAGGCAGTGTGGAGAAGATCTGCCATTTCCTTGGAAAGGAGCTGAATAGCCAGCAAATTGATTCTGTGGTGGaaaatgcctccttccagaagatgAAGGACAACCCGAAGTCCAACTTCACCACACTGCCAGATGACTTTTTAGACCACAAGAAAGGGAAGTTATTGAGGAAAG GGATCGTCGGGGACTGGAAGAACCTCCTGACAGTGGCACAGAGTGAACGCTTTGACCGCGTTTATCAGGAGAAGATGCAGGGAGTGAGTGTGACCTTCCCATGGGAATGA
- the LOC134408489 gene encoding sulfotransferase 2B1-like: MSSALNVTHKGILFPNIGYDVETIKFVENEFQLLDDDVLNVTYPKSGTNWMTEILSLIWHNGDPSWVRSSFAWKRSPWLASSNGMKAVLAHLPPRLMVSHLPFQLFPKSFLSSKAKVIYTLRNPKDVLVSFYHLSKFYKGVKDPGTVEEFLEEFLSGNVIFGSWFDHVKSWLEVKGKPNVFFNSYEEMHQDLRGSVEKICHFLGKELNSQQIDSVVENASFQKMKDNPKSNLTTVPDHFFDHKKGKFLRKGIVGDWKNHLTVAQSERFDRVYQEKMQGVNVTFPWD, encoded by the exons ATGTCATCTGCACTGAATGTCACCCACAAGGGGATTCTATTCCCCAATATTGGATACGATGTGGAAACAATCAAGTTTGTGGAAAATGAATTCCAACTGTTGGACGACGATGTACTAAACGTCACTTATCCTAAGTCAG GTACCAATTGGATGACGGAGATCTTGAGCTTAATCTGGCACAATGGGGACCCATCATGGGTTCGCAGCTCATTTGCGTGGAAACGGTCACCATGGCTGGCGTCTAGTAATGGTATGAAGGCTGTATTGGCACATCTTCCACCCAGACTCATGGTTTCTCACTTGCCATTTCAGCTTTTCCCCAAATCGTTCCTCAGTTCCAAGGCTAAG GTGATCTATACTCTGCGTAATCCCAAGGATGTGCTGGTCTCATTTTACCACCTCTCCAAGTTCTACAAGGGAGTCAAAGACCCTGGTACTGTGGAAGAGTTCTTGGAGGAATTCCTGAGTGGGAACG TGATATTTGGTTCCTGGTTTGACCATGTGAAAAGTTGGCTGGAGGTGAAGGGGAAACCCAATGTCTTCTTCAACAGTTATGAAGAGATGCACCAG GACCTGCGAGGCAGTGTGGAGAAGATCTGCCATTTCCTTGGGAAGGAGCTGAATAGCCAGCAAATTGATTCTGTGGTGGaaaatgcctccttccagaagatgAAGGACAACCCGAAGTCCAACCTCACCACAGTGCCGGATCATTTTTTCGACCACAAGAAAGGGAAGTTCTTGAGGAAAG GGATCGTCGGGGACTGGAAGAACCACCTGACAGTGGCACAGAGTGAACGCTTTGACCGCGTTTATCAGGAGAAGATGCAGGGAGTGAATGTGACCTTCCCATGGGACTGA